One region of Jatrophihabitans cynanchi genomic DNA includes:
- a CDS encoding amidohydrolase family protein — protein MGMPSGIGVVDTLIGLPNADRRGWYEAFKPMLHDEGSKAFRHPAEYMYHETPNVPRTADSAGALLTEMDRFGIERGLVSIDPSDEFVVAAVREHPDRLSGSLMVDPNRGMEAVRGLQRAVEEIGVVAAQFMPAGVFPPVPINDKKAFPIYAKCVELDLPIFVNGGVPGPRVPMDSQYPGHVDEVCWYFPELKFVFRHCCEPWVDLTIKLMLKWENLYYSTSAFAPKYYPQAIIDYANTRGADKILYAGYYPYGLELERIFAELPKLGLKDEVWPKFLRENALRVLDLPS, from the coding sequence ATGGGAATGCCGAGCGGTATCGGAGTCGTCGACACGCTGATCGGGCTGCCGAACGCCGACCGGCGCGGCTGGTACGAGGCGTTCAAGCCGATGCTGCACGACGAGGGCAGTAAGGCGTTCCGGCACCCTGCCGAGTACATGTATCACGAGACGCCGAACGTGCCGCGTACCGCCGACAGTGCTGGAGCACTGCTCACCGAGATGGACCGGTTCGGCATCGAACGCGGGCTGGTGTCGATCGATCCGTCCGACGAGTTCGTGGTGGCCGCGGTTCGCGAGCACCCGGACCGGCTCAGCGGCAGCCTGATGGTCGACCCCAATCGCGGCATGGAGGCGGTTCGCGGCCTGCAACGCGCGGTCGAGGAGATCGGCGTCGTCGCGGCGCAGTTCATGCCCGCCGGCGTCTTTCCGCCGGTGCCGATCAACGACAAGAAGGCATTCCCCATCTACGCCAAGTGCGTGGAACTGGATCTGCCCATCTTCGTGAACGGCGGGGTGCCCGGGCCCCGCGTGCCGATGGACAGCCAGTATCCCGGGCACGTCGACGAGGTGTGCTGGTACTTCCCCGAGCTGAAGTTCGTGTTCCGGCACTGCTGCGAACCGTGGGTCGACCTGACGATCAAGCTGATGCTCAAGTGGGAGAACCTGTACTACTCGACCAGCGCGTTCGCCCCCAAGTACTACCCGCAGGCGATCATCGACTACGCGAACACGCGGGGCGCCGACAAGATCCTCTACGCCGGCTACTACCCGTACGGGCTCGAGCTCGAGCGGATCTTCGCCGAGCTTCCGAAGCTGGGCCTGAAGGACGAGGTGTGGCCGAAGTTCCTGCGCGAGAACGCGCTGCGGGTTCTCGACCTGCCGAGCTGA
- a CDS encoding acetate--CoA ligase family protein, with amino-acid sequence MPADNDTASTPPDLDRLFHPRTVAVIGASDTPGRPATLNWRRVRDWAARAGGQAIPVNPNRASVDGITTYASIVDVPDEVDVAVLLVNDVDDALRAVAKKGPAFVIVFAAGFAEVGEDGAQRQRELLRLLDGSGVRMLGPNTNMNAFEEFLDLPGKAIALITQSGHQGRPVFQGQELGIRFSHWAPTGNEADLAAADFIRYFADQPGTGAIAAYLEGVHDGAAFRRAAAHAARQGVPIVIVKVGRTAVGRSWAQSHTGHLAGADDVTSAVLRQYGIARVDGLDELLDTAALFARARRPSAPGVCVYSISGGTSAHLADLLTAAGIGLPELAAETQTALREWIPGYLRINNPVDSGGHPVGDWRGRKILDTILADPNVGILVVPITGAFPPMSDKFVADLVAVSETTDKPICVVWGSPSGTEDAYRVALLGSQLPVFRTFGNCVGAIRAYLDYHAFADRIDDLLDPPAGPVRMPAPGAVLNEVASKALLAGYGVPLTRDVLCADADDAVAAAAGFSGPVVLKAVSAAITHKSDLGLVRLGVAGEAAVRETVADFERIVAGQPGAGYEGTLVCEQISGGVETVVGIATDAVFGPVVMFGLGGVAVEVYRDATFRVPPFSRAEAHRMIAEVRGFPLLTGHRGAPPADLEALVDAVMAVQRLAQDGAVTELDINPLVALPDRVVALDALARGVRDA; translated from the coding sequence GTGCCTGCCGACAACGACACCGCCTCCACTCCACCTGATCTGGACCGGCTGTTCCACCCCCGCACGGTGGCGGTCATCGGCGCTTCGGACACCCCGGGCCGCCCCGCCACCCTCAACTGGCGCCGGGTCCGGGACTGGGCGGCGCGGGCAGGCGGGCAGGCCATCCCGGTCAACCCGAACCGCGCGTCGGTCGACGGCATCACCACCTACGCGTCGATCGTCGACGTCCCCGACGAGGTCGACGTGGCGGTGCTGCTCGTCAACGATGTCGACGACGCGTTGCGCGCGGTGGCCAAGAAGGGCCCGGCGTTCGTCATCGTCTTCGCCGCAGGATTTGCCGAAGTGGGTGAAGACGGCGCGCAGCGGCAGCGGGAGTTGCTGAGACTGCTCGACGGCAGCGGCGTGCGCATGCTCGGCCCGAACACGAACATGAACGCCTTCGAGGAGTTCCTCGACCTGCCCGGCAAGGCGATCGCGCTCATCACGCAGAGCGGCCACCAGGGCCGCCCGGTGTTCCAGGGCCAGGAACTCGGCATCCGGTTCAGCCACTGGGCGCCGACCGGCAACGAGGCCGACCTGGCCGCCGCCGACTTCATCCGGTACTTCGCCGACCAGCCCGGTACCGGCGCGATCGCCGCCTACCTCGAGGGCGTGCACGACGGTGCGGCGTTCCGTCGCGCGGCCGCGCACGCGGCGCGCCAAGGCGTGCCGATCGTGATCGTCAAGGTCGGGCGTACCGCGGTGGGCCGCTCGTGGGCGCAGTCGCACACCGGTCACCTGGCCGGCGCCGACGACGTGACATCCGCCGTGCTGCGCCAGTACGGGATCGCCCGCGTCGACGGGCTGGACGAACTGCTCGACACCGCGGCGCTGTTCGCGCGCGCCCGCCGGCCGTCCGCGCCCGGCGTGTGCGTCTACTCGATCTCCGGAGGAACCAGCGCGCACCTGGCCGACCTGCTCACGGCGGCCGGCATCGGACTGCCGGAGTTGGCGGCCGAGACGCAGACCGCGCTGCGCGAGTGGATCCCCGGCTACCTGCGCATCAACAACCCGGTCGACAGCGGCGGGCACCCGGTGGGCGACTGGCGCGGCCGCAAGATCCTCGACACGATCCTGGCCGATCCCAACGTCGGCATCCTGGTCGTTCCGATCACCGGTGCCTTCCCGCCGATGAGTGACAAGTTCGTGGCCGACCTCGTCGCGGTGTCCGAGACGACCGACAAGCCGATCTGCGTCGTGTGGGGTTCGCCGTCGGGAACCGAGGACGCCTACCGGGTCGCCCTGCTCGGCTCCCAACTGCCGGTGTTCCGCACGTTCGGCAACTGCGTCGGGGCCATCCGCGCCTACCTCGACTATCACGCCTTCGCCGACCGGATCGACGACCTGCTCGACCCGCCAGCCGGGCCGGTACGCATGCCCGCGCCGGGTGCGGTGCTCAACGAGGTCGCGTCCAAGGCACTGCTCGCCGGGTACGGCGTGCCGCTGACCCGCGACGTGCTCTGTGCCGACGCCGACGATGCCGTCGCGGCCGCCGCTGGCTTTTCCGGGCCGGTCGTGCTGAAGGCGGTGTCGGCCGCGATCACGCACAAGTCCGACCTGGGGCTGGTGCGGCTGGGCGTGGCCGGCGAGGCCGCCGTGCGCGAGACGGTGGCCGATTTCGAGCGGATCGTGGCCGGGCAGCCGGGCGCCGGCTACGAGGGGACGCTGGTGTGCGAGCAGATCTCCGGCGGCGTCGAGACCGTAGTCGGCATCGCCACCGACGCTGTCTTCGGACCGGTGGTCATGTTCGGGCTGGGCGGTGTCGCTGTCGAGGTCTACCGCGACGCGACCTTCCGGGTTCCGCCCTTCAGCCGCGCCGAGGCGCACCGCATGATCGCCGAGGTGCGCGGCTTCCCGTTGCTCACCGGACACCGTGGTGCCCCGCCGGCAGACCTGGAGGCGCTGGTCGACGCCGTGATGGCCGTGCAGCGGCTCGCGCAGGACGGCGCCGTGACCGAGTTGGACATCAACCCGCTGGTGGCGCTGCCCGATCGCGTGGTCGCGTTGGACGCGCTGGCCAGGGGAGTGCGCGATGCGTGA
- a CDS encoding CaiB/BaiF CoA transferase family protein yields the protein MNAVSDSAGPLTGVRVLDLGTVGPGARACRILGDLGASVTRVVAPAGIGTALPFYAYSAMRGVRRCGIDLRTDQGKAATLDLAVAADVVVEGFRPGVADRLGVGYHAVHARNARVVYCAASGYGQHGPRATWAGHDLNYLAVTGFLHAGERAGDRPTLPGATVADAAGGGMHAALAVLAALFGRANDPEQSGCYLDVAATDGMLGLMAMPIEEQLATGSDPGPLSGVLSGRYACYGLYECADGGWLSVAAVEAKFFDNLCRELDCPELAALQYDDDRQDQVRLALTTTFATRDRDDWVARLADHDTCVAPVLSVAEATHDAHHRSRGLFATAQHRDRGSFGQLGAVWAGSVPPSEPVVLPADDQFDTDAVLGELGYTADRLRALRAAGAIR from the coding sequence ATGAACGCCGTGAGCGACTCGGCCGGCCCGCTCACCGGCGTCCGGGTGCTCGACCTCGGCACGGTGGGCCCCGGCGCGCGAGCCTGCCGCATCCTCGGTGATCTGGGGGCGTCGGTCACCCGTGTGGTCGCGCCGGCCGGCATCGGCACGGCGCTGCCGTTCTACGCGTACTCGGCCATGCGCGGTGTGCGCCGCTGCGGCATCGACCTGCGCACGGATCAGGGCAAGGCGGCGACGCTCGACCTCGCCGTAGCCGCCGACGTGGTGGTCGAGGGCTTCCGCCCGGGCGTCGCCGATCGACTCGGTGTCGGCTACCACGCGGTGCACGCGCGCAACGCCCGCGTCGTCTACTGCGCCGCGAGCGGCTACGGCCAGCACGGGCCCCGCGCGACATGGGCCGGGCACGATCTGAACTACCTCGCCGTCACCGGCTTCCTGCATGCCGGCGAGCGGGCCGGCGACCGGCCCACCCTCCCCGGCGCGACCGTGGCCGACGCTGCCGGCGGCGGCATGCATGCGGCGCTTGCCGTGCTCGCGGCGCTGTTCGGGCGGGCGAACGACCCGGAGCAGTCCGGCTGTTATCTCGACGTCGCTGCGACCGACGGCATGCTCGGACTGATGGCGATGCCGATCGAGGAACAGCTGGCAACGGGCAGCGACCCGGGCCCGCTCAGCGGGGTCCTCAGCGGCCGTTACGCCTGCTACGGCCTGTACGAATGCGCCGACGGCGGCTGGCTCTCGGTGGCCGCCGTCGAGGCCAAGTTCTTCGACAACCTGTGCCGCGAGCTGGACTGCCCCGAGCTTGCTGCGCTGCAGTACGACGACGACCGGCAGGACCAGGTGCGCCTCGCACTCACCACGACGTTCGCGACCCGCGACCGGGATGACTGGGTCGCGCGCCTGGCCGACCACGACACCTGCGTCGCGCCAGTGCTGTCCGTCGCGGAGGCCACCCACGACGCGCACCACCGCTCGCGTGGCCTGTTCGCCACGGCGCAGCATCGCGACCGCGGCAGCTTCGGCCAGCTCGGCGCGGTGTGGGCGGGCAGCGTCCCGCCGTCCGAACCGGTCGTGCTGCCCGCCGACGACCAGTTCGATACCGACGCCGTTCTCGGCGAACTCGGTTACACCGCCGACCGGTTGCGCGCGCTGCGCGCCGCCGGGGCCATTCGCTGA
- a CDS encoding zinc-dependent alcohol dehydrogenase — protein MKAAVLVGPHRWVVDEVPDPVPGPGQVLIGTHVAAICGSDLHAAGEAQGALAPGAPGHEAVGTVLSSRTDALAPGARVLCAPPAATARCFAQLQVLPAESVVPLPATCAAHTMVTAQQLGTAIFALKRFWPSSLGAGTGRSAAVLGCGPAGLAFVQLLRRAGFAPILASDTSPVRLAAASEFGATSVVRAPDEDALAAALELTAGVGIELVIEAAGRDVTRHQAMRMVRLDGRIGLFGLEEHPGLSTFPLAEVFRRRPTVEMAWGAQFEPGLSSMHTAVQLILSDPEPAKRLVSHRFPLERIGEAFELARDPARGSLKVAVEPAG, from the coding sequence GTGAAGGCCGCCGTCCTCGTCGGTCCGCACCGCTGGGTGGTAGACGAGGTCCCCGATCCCGTCCCTGGGCCGGGCCAGGTGCTGATCGGCACGCACGTGGCCGCGATCTGCGGTTCGGACCTGCATGCGGCAGGCGAGGCCCAGGGTGCGCTCGCACCCGGCGCGCCGGGCCACGAGGCGGTCGGGACAGTGCTGTCCAGCCGCACTGACGCGCTCGCTCCGGGCGCCCGCGTCTTGTGCGCCCCGCCGGCTGCCACGGCCCGCTGCTTCGCGCAGTTGCAGGTGCTGCCAGCCGAGTCTGTCGTCCCGCTACCGGCGACCTGCGCGGCGCACACCATGGTCACCGCGCAGCAACTCGGTACGGCCATCTTCGCGCTCAAACGCTTCTGGCCGAGCTCGCTCGGCGCCGGCACCGGGCGCTCGGCAGCTGTCCTGGGGTGCGGGCCGGCCGGCCTGGCCTTCGTCCAACTCCTGCGCCGAGCGGGGTTTGCGCCCATCCTGGCCAGCGACACCTCGCCGGTCCGGTTGGCCGCGGCGAGCGAGTTCGGCGCCACCTCGGTCGTGCGGGCGCCCGACGAGGATGCGCTCGCCGCAGCGCTGGAACTTACCGCCGGCGTCGGCATTGAGCTGGTGATCGAGGCGGCCGGGCGTGACGTCACCCGGCACCAGGCGATGCGGATGGTCCGGCTCGACGGACGCATCGGGCTGTTCGGGCTGGAGGAGCATCCGGGGCTTTCGACGTTCCCGCTAGCGGAGGTGTTCCGGCGGCGCCCGACGGTCGAGATGGCCTGGGGCGCGCAGTTCGAGCCCGGGCTCAGCTCGATGCACACCGCCGTGCAGCTGATCCTCTCCGACCCCGAACCGGCGAAGCGGCTCGTGTCGCACCGCTTCCCGCTCGAGCGGATCGGCGAGGCCTTCGAACTGGCGCGCGATCCCGCCCGCGGTTCGCTCAAGGTCGCGGTGGAGCCGGCGGGCTGA
- a CDS encoding SDR family NAD(P)-dependent oxidoreductase, with protein sequence MHAAHLAGKVALVSGVGRSPGIGRATALRLARAGAHVACAELVGDSGSADTGSADRALFDRIVAEVEDAGPGEVLALPMSELGGWDRVVDSVLTRFARLDICCALNGVTGAEAGNGPLIELTADSWQRCLDGNLTASFALMTEAARALIGRGSPGAIVALSSHAAQSPAAGVGAVGAARAAVQHLVAVLAQELAPHGIRCNAVSPLAVLPEDRFANPGLVAFAERAAGSLSAWLAEGVPLGRGQSADETAAVVEFLCSDDASYVTGVTVPVAGGAR encoded by the coding sequence GTGCATGCAGCTCACCTTGCCGGCAAGGTCGCCCTGGTGTCCGGCGTGGGCCGTTCGCCCGGCATCGGCAGGGCGACCGCACTGCGTCTTGCCCGAGCCGGGGCACACGTCGCATGCGCCGAACTCGTCGGCGACAGTGGATCGGCGGACACCGGTTCGGCGGACCGCGCGCTGTTCGACCGGATCGTCGCGGAGGTCGAGGACGCCGGGCCGGGCGAGGTGCTGGCCCTGCCGATGAGCGAGTTGGGCGGGTGGGACCGTGTCGTCGATTCGGTGCTCACCCGGTTCGCCCGGCTGGACATCTGCTGCGCGCTCAACGGCGTGACCGGAGCCGAGGCGGGCAACGGCCCGCTCATCGAACTCACCGCGGACTCCTGGCAGCGTTGCCTGGACGGCAACCTGACGGCGTCGTTCGCGCTGATGACGGAGGCGGCGCGCGCGCTGATCGGTCGCGGCAGTCCGGGCGCCATCGTCGCGCTGTCCTCGCACGCCGCGCAGTCCCCGGCCGCGGGCGTCGGTGCGGTGGGAGCGGCGCGGGCGGCGGTGCAGCACCTGGTCGCGGTGCTGGCGCAGGAACTGGCCCCACACGGCATCCGGTGCAACGCGGTCAGCCCGCTCGCCGTGCTGCCCGAGGATCGGTTCGCCAACCCCGGGTTGGTCGCGTTCGCCGAGCGCGCCGCGGGCTCGCTGTCCGCGTGGCTCGCTGAAGGCGTCCCGCTCGGGCGTGGCCAGTCGGCGGACGAGACGGCCGCAGTCGTCGAGTTCCTGTGCTCGGACGACGCGTCCTACGTCACGGGCGTCACCGTCCCGGTCGCCGGCGGAGCGCGATGA
- a CDS encoding CaiB/BaiF CoA transferase family protein, producing the protein MRELLAGVRVLESSLLEPGALGMTLAELGADVIKVEPPGGDYVRSMSWPIIDGVSLLHWHVNRGKRSVELDLRTDEGVALYLDLVEKSDVVIEAMRPGALARRGITVERMRERNPALVICSVSGWGMTGPYRDIPSHGIGFDVWAGLAAPATDDEGFVYMPDHTTVGTRVTPVFGALAVCAALIRARSTGEGAHIDLAQSDVAAAMNWFRIEGERAYERPEDEVTGNPADGGERRAPGVAGMAGSVRYQYYRTLDGHVLLMASEREFWQNFCTAVGREDLFEATRGSHHADHARGNRQLQRELQDIFATRSSADWVQLGADSNCPIAAVNSAATISNDPQFQARLGWLPASDVGTDMVPNPIRLVGESLPRPSAAPTAGQHTAEVLRSVLQLDEAKLDELARAGVFGAEPRE; encoded by the coding sequence ATGCGTGAACTGCTCGCCGGCGTCCGGGTGTTGGAGAGTTCGCTGCTCGAACCCGGTGCCCTCGGCATGACGCTGGCCGAGCTCGGTGCCGACGTGATCAAGGTGGAGCCGCCCGGCGGCGACTACGTGCGCAGCATGTCCTGGCCGATCATCGACGGCGTCTCGCTGCTGCACTGGCACGTGAACCGCGGCAAGCGCAGCGTCGAGCTGGACCTGCGCACCGACGAGGGCGTCGCGCTGTACCTCGACCTGGTCGAGAAGTCCGACGTGGTGATCGAGGCGATGCGACCGGGCGCTCTCGCACGGCGCGGGATCACCGTCGAGCGGATGCGCGAGCGCAATCCGGCACTCGTCATCTGCAGCGTCTCCGGCTGGGGGATGACCGGGCCGTACCGCGACATCCCCTCGCACGGCATCGGGTTCGACGTATGGGCCGGCCTTGCCGCGCCGGCCACCGACGACGAGGGCTTCGTCTACATGCCGGACCACACGACCGTCGGCACCCGGGTCACCCCGGTGTTCGGCGCGCTCGCCGTGTGCGCCGCGCTGATCCGTGCCCGCTCCACGGGCGAGGGCGCGCACATCGACCTGGCCCAGAGCGACGTCGCCGCGGCGATGAACTGGTTCCGGATCGAGGGCGAGCGCGCGTACGAGCGTCCCGAGGACGAGGTGACCGGCAACCCCGCCGACGGCGGCGAGCGGCGCGCGCCCGGCGTTGCCGGCATGGCCGGATCGGTGCGCTACCAGTACTACCGCACGCTGGACGGGCACGTGCTGCTGATGGCCTCCGAGCGCGAGTTCTGGCAGAACTTCTGCACCGCCGTGGGCCGCGAGGACCTGTTCGAAGCCACCCGGGGGAGTCATCACGCCGACCACGCCCGCGGCAACCGGCAACTGCAACGCGAGCTACAGGACATCTTCGCCACCCGCAGCAGCGCCGACTGGGTGCAGCTCGGTGCCGACAGCAACTGCCCGATCGCCGCTGTGAACAGCGCGGCGACGATCAGCAACGACCCACAGTTCCAGGCCCGGCTGGGTTGGTTGCCGGCGAGCGACGTGGGCACCGACATGGTGCCGAACCCGATCCGGTTGGTCGGCGAGTCGTTGCCCCGCCCGTCCGCCGCGCCGACCGCCGGCCAGCACACCGCCGAGGTGCTGCGCTCGGTGTTGCAACTGGACGAGGCCAAGCTCGACGAACTGGCCCGGGCCGGCGTGTTCGGGGCCGAGCCGCGTGAATGA
- a CDS encoding amidase, translating to MAGPATVADAARELRSGACSSVGLTRSALARADALGFLGAYVTRLDDPALAAAERADAGFAVGADAGPLQGISVAIKDLLCTAEAPTTAQSLVLDPAWGAGRDAAVVTALRRGGAVITGKASLSEFAIGRPDPSKPFPIPRNPWNPGTWPGGSSSGTAVGIAAGLFLAGIGTDTGGSIRIPAAFCGISGLKPTYGLVPTEGCVPLAFSQDHVGPMARTAEDCRTILEVIADPSGLRRSRRTRLRRLAGANADRPLRGLRVGAVRADHFGPGCDPAAEPCFDAVLGVLEQLGAEVRAATLPRYRATRAAGLAVIQAEGFAYHRTNLAGRWSDFFDTTREMLAYGALLSGADYVQAQRVRAAAQRGAAALFEDHHVVVTPTLTIGSPAYGPDFAVDVGSMLDTIHTGYWNCTGSPALAIPMGFTATGLPLSFQIVGAPFHDHLVTDVGEAIQRATDWHRRMPSGEQLGTWHAQLGTPRTPGPRVLRTPVPDSENLQTVRALLAAAGITGASEHELAALAYAYPGHRRALDSLYAEPYGDLAPAVRFAPDLPH from the coding sequence ATGGCCGGTCCGGCAACCGTCGCCGATGCCGCCCGCGAGCTGCGCAGCGGGGCCTGCTCCAGCGTCGGGTTGACCCGGTCGGCACTGGCGCGTGCCGACGCTCTCGGCTTCCTCGGCGCCTACGTGACGCGCCTGGACGACCCTGCGCTGGCCGCCGCCGAACGGGCCGACGCCGGCTTCGCAGTCGGCGCGGACGCAGGCCCGCTGCAAGGCATCAGCGTTGCGATCAAGGACCTGCTCTGCACGGCGGAGGCGCCGACGACCGCGCAGAGCCTGGTTCTCGATCCGGCCTGGGGAGCCGGTCGCGACGCCGCGGTGGTCACCGCACTCAGACGCGGCGGTGCCGTGATCACCGGCAAGGCCAGCCTGTCGGAGTTCGCGATCGGCCGGCCCGACCCGAGCAAGCCGTTCCCGATCCCCCGCAACCCGTGGAATCCGGGCACCTGGCCCGGCGGGTCGAGCTCGGGCACCGCGGTCGGTATCGCGGCCGGGCTGTTCCTCGCCGGGATCGGCACCGATACCGGCGGCAGCATCCGGATTCCCGCCGCGTTCTGCGGGATCAGCGGGCTGAAGCCGACGTACGGCCTGGTGCCGACCGAGGGCTGCGTCCCGCTGGCTTTCAGCCAGGACCATGTCGGGCCGATGGCACGCACCGCCGAGGATTGCCGCACGATCCTCGAGGTGATCGCCGACCCCTCGGGGCTGCGCCGCTCGCGGCGGACCCGGCTGCGCCGGCTGGCCGGCGCGAACGCCGATCGTCCGCTTCGCGGGTTACGGGTGGGCGCGGTTCGCGCCGATCACTTCGGGCCGGGCTGCGACCCGGCGGCCGAACCGTGCTTCGACGCGGTACTCGGCGTGCTCGAGCAACTGGGCGCCGAGGTGCGTGCGGCAACGCTGCCTCGCTACCGCGCCACCCGGGCCGCCGGCCTGGCGGTGATCCAGGCAGAGGGCTTCGCGTATCACCGCACCAACCTGGCCGGACGGTGGAGCGACTTCTTCGACACGACGCGCGAGATGCTGGCGTACGGCGCGCTGCTGAGCGGCGCCGACTACGTGCAGGCGCAGCGGGTCCGCGCGGCCGCGCAGCGCGGGGCTGCGGCGCTGTTCGAGGATCACCACGTCGTGGTCACCCCGACCCTGACGATCGGCTCACCGGCGTACGGCCCGGACTTCGCAGTGGACGTCGGGTCCATGCTGGACACCATCCACACCGGGTACTGGAACTGCACCGGTTCACCCGCTCTCGCCATTCCGATGGGATTCACCGCAACCGGGCTGCCGCTGTCGTTCCAGATCGTCGGCGCACCCTTCCACGACCACCTGGTCACCGATGTCGGTGAGGCGATCCAGCGGGCCACCGACTGGCATCGCCGCATGCCGTCGGGTGAGCAGTTGGGCACGTGGCATGCGCAGCTGGGCACGCCGCGTACACCGGGGCCGCGGGTGCTCCGCACACCCGTGCCCGACAGCGAGAACCTGCAGACGGTGCGGGCGCTGCTCGCGGCGGCCGGGATCACGGGTGCCTCCGAGCACGAACTCGCCGCGCTCGCGTACGCCTATCCCGGCCACCGGCGGGCGCTGGACTCGCTGTACGCCGAACCGTACGGCGACCTGGCGCCCGCCGTACGGTTCGCTCCCGACCTGCCGCACTGA
- a CDS encoding CaiB/BaiF CoA transferase family protein, with amino-acid sequence MRLGEIRNAEALASGKPLDGVRVLALEQLQALPFATQLLARLGADVVKVEKPGTGESGRGSLPAMTDPAGRQVGATFLRNNLGKRSVAIDITRDAGRQLVLELVPHFDVVAENFRPGVLDRLGLGYDDVRSIDPRSVYLSVSGFGNTQPSPYRDRPAYAPVPEAMSGIYEMKRLPGAAPIPVPMGGVGDIGSALFAVIGVLAALRHREHTGRGQHVDVAMFDCMLSITDLVTNFWSMGLAEGQLAPHIMHGFRASDGWFIVMVIREYEFERLARRIGQDQWLTDPRLATRAGWIEHLETVVRPGIEQWAAGRTREQACAELGAAGVATAPCLRAGEVVTDPHVEAHDMLVEVDRTDGVAQPILVPGNPIKMTDVAIGPERRMPWLGEHTDEVLAAEIGLSAAELVRLRDAGVLG; translated from the coding sequence ATGCGGCTCGGCGAGATTCGCAACGCGGAGGCGCTCGCCTCCGGCAAGCCGCTGGACGGCGTGCGCGTGCTGGCCCTGGAGCAGCTGCAGGCCCTGCCGTTCGCGACCCAGCTGCTGGCGCGCCTCGGCGCCGACGTGGTCAAGGTGGAAAAGCCCGGCACCGGCGAGTCGGGTCGCGGGTCGCTCCCGGCGATGACCGACCCCGCGGGTCGCCAGGTCGGTGCGACCTTCCTGCGCAACAACCTCGGCAAGCGCAGCGTGGCGATCGACATCACCCGGGACGCCGGCCGTCAGCTGGTGCTCGAGCTGGTCCCGCACTTCGACGTGGTCGCGGAGAACTTCCGTCCCGGCGTTCTGGACCGGCTCGGGCTCGGGTACGACGACGTCCGCAGCATCGACCCGCGCAGCGTCTACCTGTCCGTGTCCGGCTTCGGGAACACGCAGCCGTCCCCGTACAGGGACCGGCCGGCGTACGCGCCGGTGCCGGAGGCGATGTCAGGCATCTACGAGATGAAGCGCCTGCCCGGCGCCGCGCCGATACCGGTGCCGATGGGCGGTGTCGGGGACATCGGCTCGGCGCTGTTCGCGGTGATCGGCGTGCTGGCGGCGCTGCGCCACCGCGAGCACACCGGGCGTGGGCAGCACGTCGACGTCGCGATGTTCGACTGCATGCTGTCGATCACCGACCTGGTCACCAACTTCTGGTCGATGGGGCTGGCCGAGGGTCAGCTCGCGCCGCACATCATGCACGGCTTCCGGGCGTCCGACGGGTGGTTCATCGTGATGGTCATCCGCGAGTACGAGTTCGAACGGCTGGCGCGCCGCATCGGGCAGGACCAGTGGTTGACCGACCCGCGGCTGGCCACTCGAGCAGGTTGGATCGAACACCTCGAGACGGTGGTCCGGCCGGGCATCGAGCAGTGGGCGGCCGGCCGAACGCGCGAGCAGGCCTGCGCCGAGTTGGGCGCGGCCGGTGTCGCGACCGCGCCGTGCCTGCGCGCCGGAGAGGTCGTCACCGACCCGCACGTCGAGGCGCACGACATGCTCGTCGAGGTCGACCGCACCGACGGTGTCGCGCAGCCGATCCTCGTGCCCGGCAACCCGATCAAGATGACCGACGTGGCGATCGGGCCGGAGCGTCGGATGCCGTGGCTCGGCGAGCACACCGACGAGGTGCTGGCCGCCGAGATCGGGCTGAGCGCGGCCGAGCTGGTCCGGTTGCGCGACGCGGGCGTGCTCGGCTGA